The Amphiura filiformis chromosome 15, Afil_fr2py, whole genome shotgun sequence region tccctaattaggATATATGGCTTCAGTGTTGTGAAAAGAAATTGGGCAATAAGTTTAGGGGATGTGCTGTAATAATGCGCTAGCCCTGGGAGCGTAAAAAGGGGTTGggcaataatttgtttgttttggcttgCTGAAGGGGAGAGGGGCAAAAGCCGGGGGAAAAAGTGATTTTGGCACACTTGTAAACCTAAACTATTATAAGGGACACCTGAAAAAAGGCTTGGTAAAACTGTGCAGAAACAGTAGTGGCGTAAACAGGGGGAGCTGCCCCCgacacaaaaaactgggaagaagagcaaaataaTAGGGAAGAGGGACGGAAAGAAAAGGagagaagaaaaaagagaaagaagaagagaaatggaaagaaaaagaagggaaggggtaggaagagaaagggaaaagaaaaaggagggaagaaaaaggggaaaggagaagagaaaagggaaaatcAAGGATAACTGTTGTACACATTTTAGTGCAGCTTCAAACAAatttactttcattgtgaaatttgtaggcctactctgaAACATTGacctttttagcttctaatagcctaaaaaaaaaaccaggaaCTGCCAGGGCTTCCCCTCTGGACCCCACCCGTTCAACGCTTGAGCGACAACTTCtaatcagaaattgggaaattttaatCTCCCCCGGAAGGTCAGATCAGGCGACTGTAAATATgctaaatttcctgctcgctccaCTCCAATTTGTAATATCCAAAAGGTTTGCAAATTTGTATCCCAAAAAATTGACATGTGCAAAGGCTAGGCATGGGGACTAGCAATTTGGCATGCCATTTGAAAGTTTTcccaggggctcataattattgccctTATAAAACATGGGGAGAGGATAAATTTCAGGACAGACCAAGAAACTTTTGACAAACCAAAAGAGGGGAGCAATTTTTGACAGATTGAAGGGGactagcgatttttggcacatttaTGGGACATCTTATATAATAAGACGCTCTGAAAAACGGCATAGGAAAACActctggtcgcatgtcataaggtgGTCCAGAACATagtaataaatcatcaaaaatgtattttttatttatattttataaatatcaCTGACAAAAAATTTACCCTGAAAATATGTTGCGTTTTTGTTACAACAGCCAGACttctatgtaaatatatattttaaaattttcctcaaattggACCCTGatataaatttcaaatttaaACCTGTATGTGGTTTTGTTACAAATTTTAAACATCAGAACATGTTCTCTACTAAGCCTACATTAACCTAGTTCATGAAACAAATTTCTGAAAACCAGATCTGATTTATACAGGGTGCccccaaaacaaattttaaagtaGTAATTTTGCAAAAGTGacaataattgttttatattaGCTTCAACAACTTTTTAAATGCAATATTAAGATTCCTCATGCAATTtccattcagaaaatgtatactcttCTCAGGATTTAAAAATTATTATCGAGTGTGTTATGATATATCGTCATCATTTGCGgtcaaaaacaatgaaatacataagaaaaattTGAACCACAATGTGTGACCATTTTACAAAGAGCAATGATGGAAACAGTTTTATGTTCCTAAACTAAACCACAGATTCATTACGCATGATATAATACATGAATTCAAGAAAAGTTGCCCAAAACAGAAAACCCATATACTTGACAATGGACCACCGCCACCTGCACCACCGCCAACTGCACCACCGCCACCTGCACCACCGCCAACTGCACCACCGCCAACTGCACCACCGCCCCTCCATGGGTCTCTTCAAATTAATGTGTTATTTATCCATTTTCTATCTTCAGTTTTACCAACTGGAAGGGTCCCCGTGCTTGAAGTAGATGGTAAACAGTACGCAGAAAGTGCTGCTATAGCTCGATACCTTGCTAGAGAATTCAGTAAGTATACTGAtcaataaatgatgatgatgatagtgatgatgatgatgatgacgatgacgatgatgatgatgatgatgatgatgataatgatgatgatgatgatgatgataagattGATATCATGATttatattcgccagcgaagtggttacgtaactccctggtaactagATCACGcatcttttggaattggtagtatgCCATAGACTttatgttgcgatcatttcgatcgtggtgcagaatcaaaagcgtgatccagttggcatggtaataatcggattacacgtaacacttcgctggcgaattgatgATGATTCAGGAGATGATTAGACCTTGATAGAGATTCAGGTggtgatttatgataaataaggTTAAAGGATGATCAGATGATttatgatgatagtgatgatgatgacaactatATAAAGATGATGGAAATCAGTTTTAGATTTTGTTATAAATTGAATAATAAAGAATGAAATTCTGCTATTTGAACGTTACATTATTCACAAAATTATGAAAACCAAAGCTATATAGTGTGTTCTATTTTTAATATGTACAGAACTGTATGGCAAAGATAACCTGGAAGCCTTACAAATAGATGGTATTCTGGATACGATGAATGATATCCGCATGGCACTAATGCCTATATTCCGTGAGCAGGATGAAGCCAAAAAGGTAACCATACTccatgttgaacatgttgaatcctTTCATCCGTTATTTTTCTAGGGACCAATCAATACTTATATGACAGGGGGTTTATGAATCCCCCCTTTTAAACCCAATGTCTTTATGATAGGCCTAATATATTTTAAAGCGAAGTCTGTCACTGACGAACAACATATTCTCCAcacttttcagatttttttttagtgcacgtttataatgtttacttTTGTATGAAAGTCAAAGATAAGGGACCGTTCAgtatttacgccagggggaagGCCCGGGGGAAGGTGGAGTATTTGAccaaaaaatgacaaacaaaATTGCGTTACATGCCCCGCTCGTCTGAAATTTTCGGATTTCCCTTtttctccatttgaaatttaacatTCCCCTAATGATGTAAGAAAAGAAAATTCAGATTCCACCTAAAGACCTCCACGGAAAAAAATGGGATTTCCCCTTAAAACACAAATTCGCCCCTGACGTAAATATTGGCTCCGCACTGATGTCACATTAAATATCCTCGATTTGAGGCATTATGTTCactctgaaaatgaaaaaaaaaaccgcatttcACATTAATGTTTCCAGGTACGTCACCATATCACATCACCTACTTGAACAAACTTTGTGCTTGTTGATCAACTCGTGGATCAGAATCAAAATttattgtgtaggcctacatgttttaatGTGGCCAAATTGTAACAAATGGTGATATCAAGGTTATTAAAAACTTTTATTCCAGGCCGAGCTGAAGAAGAAGGCAGTGGAGGAAAGCATACCAGCGGTAATGGCCATCCTGGAGAAACTAGTTGGAGACGTGTTCGTCGGCAACTCGGTAGGTTCAAGTTCGGAAGATCACACTCACTATGTGGacgatttaggtcatgtcttccacagggggtgtatgtatttcaactggtatagcctaATTAGTCTTAAcctaaaaacataaaacataGTCCTTCGCCGCGAGTTGATTTCGACCGCTCTCCACACAAACCGTCTGGCAATAACGCAGTTTCTAATTGGCTATAGAGATATAACACCAAATAATCATATACGGGATGGGAACCAGCGTATAACACACTCTGAAAGAAAAGGAGCTAAAAGGGTTATAAAATCTGTCCACATATGGAATATAACGAACCAAAAAGGTTCTTCAAAGGGATAAAGCTAAAACGGTTCTTTCAgtttaaataattttttcttgAGGGTTCCATATAGAGGACAAATATGTTCTTTAATGCTTTTTAGAACTTTTTGCTGAAAGTGCATGCATGAGCCGATTAACCTTTTGAAAGCCTTCTTCCAATTCGTGCTTGATGACGTCAtgggaaacaagaaatgtctttaaaaaagacggcgcagtgaatgaagaaaaaatgttggatttcacattcactgagaggacctttggcttaaaaatgagctttaagttttagaaacgacactgtaaaaaggagaatgatgtttgtttcctttattttattttgtcttaaaaacccacaatgagggcacaaattaatttatatgctgagtacttagttcatttcttggtatacttaataacatatgatgacatttacttaaaatgaagaacataattattctcaagtttgtacttaacataaatgagttaaaagttgtatgcatttgagcctttaataaggcctaggaatgattataaacataatactgtggtatggggtaatagcaattcctcattgatagcatggatagtgtctaagtctgatgacgagtcttcaggttcatattgtggtttggatataccattgactgacatcgggtatggccattgttttcaattttgcgatgaatagttatatcattttatgaaccaattacaggtaggcctatttctggaaagcattaagaacagagattaaactgaccaaaattcgaaatcaatattcagggtgtactagatgatatacagtgtgtaaaaatgaactttttaaggaacatgtggtatatttttcttttcaggaatattttctcaatctgaggaccacaaaatcaaacagagcttgaattgaaaaaagccaaccagaaatatactttattttgggtgcgatgtttgcttctatgtatacagggtgatcaaaatttacttcattaacagacctaattatttattcaaacggtttaattagtgctaattagctgcttaaactgctttcagtcataaatactcattccaaaccagagaatacaatatctctttgtcacttttagactacacttgcaattctgataattgactgttttacatagacccctatgaggggtgtaagtattcattttgaaaatatcattatcatttcatttgttcaagaaaaatgtcacgccgtcagtcttttgggagtctcaacttataaccgcatggtcctttacactgcgccattaggcctatcaatttaatacccagaccgaataggctatttagtaataaataaagcaacttgaaacaaaatgatggagaaattatcactt contains the following coding sequences:
- the LOC140171334 gene encoding S-crystallin SL11-like, producing MPQYKLIYFNGRGLAELSRLIFAYAGVEFEDFRMKDREDFLTNFKPVLPTGRVPVLEVDGKQYAESAAIARYLAREFKLYGKDNLEALQIDGILDTMNDIRMALMPIFREQDEAKKAELKKKAVEESIPAVMAILEKLVGDVFVGNSITLADIAFFRTMEITLAQAGNILENYPKLKALNEKMGTEPKIAAWVAKRPETPF